AagatttgttttttgggtttcATACTGGAGTTCTGTGTGGATTGCACACCAAAAAATATAGTAATGGGGTATTCTAGGTTTGTCTATGTACTTAATTTTACCAGTGGGTTTCATACTTTGACAAGTTTTCTTTTGCAtgttaatgtcttttttctttcagattgcataactccctttagcattttttgcaAGATGGTCTGGTGTTGGTGAATTCtctcaacttttgtttgtctgggaaagactttatatATTGCTTATATTTGAATAACAGTTTTACTCTATAAAATATTCTTGAATATCAGTTTTCTTTTATCCCTGAGCGCTTTGAAAATTTCATTCTACTCTCTCTTGGACTGCGTGATTTCTATTGAGATGTTTGTTGTCACAGGATTTGGAGCTCTTTTATATGCTGTTTGTTTCTCATCTCTTCTGCTTTTAGGATCATCTTTTTGCCCTTGACCTGATGTCTTGGCGTAGTACTCTACTATATCTAGGACTACACTTAGAATGAATAATATGTAATAAACCATAGTAAGTGAAGTGAAGTTGctggcttaaaaaatatttatttattgtaagcATAAGAAAATTTGACCGATGTAATCTTAGATGATAGTTCTAAAAGTGTTGGTTGAGGAAGTAGAAGAGAATCAGTACCTAAGCAGTTAAACTAATGTGGGTGAAGGCCCCTTTTATAAAGATCCTCTTGAGAAAACATTTATACATTATTAATATATGACTATAATTAGAGGAAACAGAGGTGAGTGAATTTTGTCCTCATGAATCTCAAAGGAGAAAATGGTTTACAGAATTGCTTGGTGTTCTTCAGATTCCAATTTTAAAGTCAAATCTGAATTTTAAGTTATGAGACCACTGATAATATGGTGGGCTGAAGAATCAGGTTTTTAGTTGGATTGTCTGGTTTCGAGTTGTGATTCTGCCACTTATTAACTCTTTGACTTGGGGCATGATGACTTGACTTCTCTATGTTTCTGTTTCTACATTTGTAACATGTAGACAAACTgataatttcttcatatatttgttCCGTGGATTAAATGAACTAATCTATATAAATCACTTAGTATGGTACACTATAGCTCGTGACAGAGAAATTTAtgactttaatttttatgtacttGAGCTTAAAATTAGCATTTAGAGAGACTGTCAGGAATTGTGAAATTTGTGTATTCATGTATTGTAGTCAGATTTGGTGAAAAAGTAATtacttaataaaatgtaattactTATTGAGCAAATTTTACTAGGAACTTTGCTAATTGCTTCATGTGCaccatttcatttaatcttcaagatCATAAAagctggattttattttcttatccatttataaatgaataaattatattcaaACAGGTCATACTACTAGCAAGATCCCACAATTATTAATAGCAAGATAGCTAAGATTTCAACCTAGGTACATCTGGTTCAAGTGTATAACATCACACTGAGGACTTGGCTCTTGGGTGTACAAGTTTTCCATTGTGTGAACTTgataaagttacaaaaattatctgTTAGTTTTTTCATGTATACCATAAGAATAGTAATACAGGACCGTAATGGAGGTTACCAATAATTATTGTTAAGGAAGGACTTCTAAATTACTCTgaaattttgagaatttttttttaaatcccatgtTGTTTTTATGACTTTACTACATTGAACACTTTCAAAGGTgtttcatatattaaaattttttttaagtccatAAATTAATTTcgaggaagacagaaaaaaatataaattgtgccACTCATtactttatacatatttttatttgaccAAACCTTCTATTAGTTACTTGGTTTACTGATAATCACTCAAGACTGTGTGGTTTAATAGGATATTCACTGTGGTTCATGGAAATTCAAAATtatctgaagaaaacaaaaagttgggcTCTGCAATCCCTGTCTGAGGGATTTTCTAGAATTCTTCTGGTCCTCCCTACCTTTCTGTTTGTCAGAAGCATGTCTACTACCAAGTGACTCATGTCACCGAAGACTATTACAGGAGTAGgccttgctttttctgttttttagttattttcttctaaaacagtattttcaaatagttgtgtttttttttctttctagtattgaactcattaaaaataaaatagctttctAAAGCCAAACAGTTTCCTCCTGACCAGTTAAAAGTTCTCTCTGCTTCATGGTGCATATTCAATTAAGATTTAACATTAGCACAttgagtataatttttttaagaatgtttttattacagaaattGTAAACTACACAAAgtaaacagaatattataattaatttccAGGCACCCATGACAcaacttcaacaattatcaacattACACCATTCTTGTATTTTCCACACTTGTATTCACTATGCAATCTAATCATCtgtattattgttactattttcctttttgttattattatcattcagAAGTTTTGATGTAAAATTGATGTACCTAGAAATGTGCAAATCTTAGCTGTACCGTTTTGACAAATTGACAAAACAATGTCACCACATCCCTAACACAACAAAATATTTCCATCTCCCCAGAAATTGCCTCATGTCTCTCCCCATTCTTCCATCTTTATATCCATCAAAGGTAAGCAGGGTTCTGATTTTTTGACATTAAATTAGATGTACATGTTCTGAAActatacaaacaaaataatacaatacGTACTCTTTTGTGTCCTGATTATTTTCCTTCACAAATATGTATCACTAATTTTAATATAACCAGAAACTTAAACCTCCCCAAGACTCTTTCTACATATTCCCAGAACCAAATGTCACTGAATTGAGTATTCAAGGATTCAGCACACAAAGTGTGTCATCACCAGGACAAAGCCTGTGTTCTATGCCTCCTCCCACAATTTTATTTCAGAGTAATGCCATTTCCTATTCCCAGGGAAATATATAAAAcgcttttttttcttcatctacaaaatgttAAAGCTCATTAACAAGCAATAATAAGCCATGGAATTTTTCATATTTGCAAAACTAATATTCAGGTAATAAAGCCTGATCTAAGTGCCTGTGTTGTCAGGGTATCTTCGGTCTCCATTAGAACTCACCCCTCTTCCTGGATAGTGTAAGAACAACGCTGTTGCGAATTTCTTTGATTTTGATACTATAGACAATGGGGTTGACCACAGGAGGAAAGAAGAGGTAAGCATTGGCCGTGACAGTCTGGAAAAGTGGAGGTAAATGCCGTCCAAAGCGGTGCATCAGGGAGAGGCTGACCATGGGCACATAGTACACAAGCACAGCACATATGTGCGACACACATGTGTTGAGTGCCCGCCACTGCCCTGCTCCAGAAGCTATTTCCAGTACTGTATGAAGAATCAGCACATAAGAAACCACAATGAACAATAAGTCCAGTCCAAATGTGAAGGTaatgacaaatagagccaggatGCTATTGGGGCGTGTGTCCCCACAGGGCAATTTGATCAGATCTGAGTGGAGGCAATAAGAGTGTGTGAGGGTATTGTGGCCACAGAAAGGCAGACGCCTCAGGAGAAAGAGCAATGGGAGCATAAGCATTACACTGCGCAAGGCAATGGCGGCACCCATCCCAGAAATGCAGGCAATTGTCAGGATGGTTGTGTAGGGCAGTGGGCTGTAGATGGCCACAAAGCGGTCCACTGACATTGCCAGAAGGTAACCTGACTCCATAAGAGTGAAAGAGTGCATAGAAAACATCTGGAGCAGACAACCACCAAAACTGACATCGTTAATGCCAAAGAGGAATATGCTTAACACAGTGGGCATGGTGGGAGCAGAGACACCAAGTTCAACAAAGGCCGGCATGGCCAGAAAATAGTACATGGGTTGGTGCAAGGAAGAGTCAATTCGGATGATGTGAAGAATGATGCCATTTCCCGGAAAGATGATGGTGTATATCAGGCAGAAGGGGATGGATATCCACATAGTGTTCTGCCTCCAGTCCTGGGATGCCAACGAGAGTGAATGTTGTAGGTGTGAATGTTATGGAACCATTGAACATAAGTTCATGTCAGAAATTGCCATCACTTTAGAGCAGATTGTGCTGTTAAAAGactcagtttttaaatttctatggATTTCAAGGAAATGGATAAATGATTGTGGCCCTGTTAACCAAAATAGCAGTAAAAATGGCTTTGGCTACTGATTTAATAACTGTAAATTAAGGATGTTGGATTGCTTGAGATTTTAGCTCTAACTCTGCTTCAATATGTAAGATACTTCTAATTGAGTCTAGATAATTGTTCTATAGGTAAATTAGTGTCCTGGATGCTGGTGCTTcagccaaaaaatgaaaaagatacaaTTAAATGAAAGCCTTTATCTTACTATAGGACTTGAGTGGAGGAAATCCAAGAAAAGAATTCCAGATGGTGCTTTCTTCGAACAAGTAATTTGGCATAATTGGACacctggtttcttctcatttgtaaGTTAGTAAAGCTGGGAGTTGGTGCTAGTAAAGCTGGGAGTTGGTGCCAGAAAAGAGAgcagaaatattaatttatttcttgtttgtAGGCtatagagcaagcttgtccaacctgtggcccgtGGGCTGCATGCGTCCCAAGATGGCTTTGAATGCTATCCAAcacaactttcttaaaacattatgagatttttatgggacattttgtgattttttttttttttttttttttgctcatgagctgtcattagtgttagtatattttatgtgtggcccagggaagccaaaagattggacatccctgcTGTAGAGTTTCTCAGTGGTTGGAATCAATATTTGCAGAGCCTTGTagctttttcaaagatttttcccCTGCCACATTGAAGAATAGCTTGAGCAATAGCCACTCTTCTTTCCAGGTGGAGTTTGTGAATTACTTTAGAGATGATCTTTATCTGGGAAGAATTACTGATATATTATCTCTTCGTTTAGCTAATGTAAGGTTATTAGATACTTTTCTTTAAGGAAGGATACACCAGGACCTGCCTTAATAAGGCTTGATGACATTTATATTCCTTCTAATACATCATAATATGTGTGTCGTGCAGAGATAAACTTGTATAGAAGCCGATATGACTGCTTGTATTAAAGAAACAAAGTTTAATTCAtcgttttgttgttgtgttttgcttacattttatgtattttgttgaaTTGTGTTTAATCACAAGAGTAATGcatgcctgatatggtttggatctgtgtctccaccctAATCTCATGTTCagctgtaatccccagtgttgaaggtggggcctggtgggaagtgattggatcataggagcAGAGTTATCATAAATAGCTTAATATCAGTCCCTTTTGGTACgtatagtgggtgagttctcatgagatatggttGTTTACTACCTCCCTGcctcttcttcctgctccagccatgtgaagacacctGCTCCTGTTTTGCtctctgccatgattataagtttcctgaaacctccctagaagctgagcagatgttgccatgcttcctgtacagcctttagaactgtgagccaattaaacctctgttcttcaccatttacccagtctcaggtatttccttatagcaagaTGAGAATGGACCagtacagaaaattggtaccaagagtggggtactgctataaagatacatgaaaatgtggaagcaactttggcattggataacaggcagaagttgcaagCGTGTGgatggctcagaagaagacagggagatgagggagaatttggaacttcctagagacttgtggaatggttgtgaccaaaattctgatagtgatatggacaatgaagtccaggctgaggtggtctcagatggaaatgaatttattggaaactggagcaaaggtcacttttgttatacATTAGCAAAGAGGTTGACTGCATTGTGTCTCTACCTTAGAGAATCTGTGGAAATTCGAACTTGATAATATTATTTAAGTTATATGACAGAAGTTTCTAAGTAGCAAGGTGTTCAAGATGtgtcctggctgcttctaacaacctatgctcatatgtgtgagcaaagaaataacataaaaatcagaacttatatttaaaagggaagcagagcataaaagtttggaaaattatcTGCTCGGCTATGTGGTGGAAAACAGAAGCTCATTTTCAAAGGAGCAATTCAAGcaggctgtagaaatttgcataaatgaaGAGGAGCCAAGTTCTAATAGCCAAAATAAAGGGGAGAATGCCTCAAAGACATTTCAGAGACCCTTGTAGCAGCCCCTCACATCACAGGCCTGGTGGCCTAGGAGTACTGAATGATTTTGTGGGTGAGATTCAGGACCCTGCTGCCTTGAGCAGCTTCAGGACACTGTTCCTTGCATCCTGGCTGCTCCAGCACCAGCTGTGGCTCAAAGGGGCCCAAGAACAGCTAaggccactgcttcagagggtgcaagacaTAAGCCTTGGAGGCTTCCACGTGGTGATAAACCTGGAAGTCTGCAAAGGTCAGAAAGTTGAGGCTTGTGAGcttctacctagatttcagaggatgtgtagAAAAGCCTGAGTGTTCAGGCAGAAGCCTCCTGcaggggcagaaccctcatgaagaacctctaaTAGGACAATGTGGAGGAAAAATATGAGGTTGGAACCCCctcacagagtccccactggggcactgcctagcagAGCTATGAGAaaagggccaccgtcctccagaccccagaatggtagatccactgacagcttgcaccgtgcacctggaaaagctgcaaacACTCAATACAATCTCTTAAGAGCAGCAGCAGGGGCTAAACTGTGCAAAGCAATAGGGGTGGAACTGCCCAAGGcattgggagcccacctcttgcatcagtgtgtccCTGATATGAGACATggggtcaaaggagattattttggagtgtTAAGGtgtgtatttgtccattttaaactgctatgaagaaatacccgagactgggtaatttataaagaagaggtttaatggactcatagatCCACATTGCTgaggaggccttacaatcatggcggaaggtgaaggaggagcaaagtcacatctgacatggtggcaggcaagagagcatgtgcaaggGAAATGCCCtttatacaaccatcagatcttgtgagactcactatcatgagaacagcatgtgaaaaacctacccccatgattcaattacgtcCCAGTGGGTCCCTTCCACGACAGGCAGGGATTATGGGACCTACTATTCAAGAAGAAATTTGGGTGGGAAaactgccaaaccatatcaaggtgtaatgactgccctgctggttTTCTACTTGTGTGGGATCtttagcccctttcttttggtgcatttctctcttttggaatgggaatttgtacccagtgcctgtacctccattatgtcttggaagtaactaagttgtttttgattttacaggctcataggttgaagggacttgccttgtcttggataagactttggactttggacttttgagttaatgctggaatgagttaagactttgtagGTCTGTTGGGAAGTAATGATTGTATTTTGtgatgtgagaagaacatgagatttggaaggggccagaggtggaaggatatggtttggatctgtgtcaccacccaaatatCATGTTAAATTATAATCACCagcattggaggtggggccttgtgggaggtaaTTCAGTCATTGTGGCAGAGTTCTCATCAGAGATTTAGTACCATCCCCCTTGGTACTgtatagtaagtgagttctcaagaggctggttgtttgaaagtgtgtagcacctcctacCCTGCTTCTCCCTGTCCTGGCCATGTGAAGATTCTTGCTCctgctttgtcttctgccatgattgtaagtttcttgaggtctccctagaagctgagcagatgctgccatgcttcttgtacagcctgaagaactttgagccaattaaacctctgttctttataaattacccagtctcagttattttttttacagcagtgtgaaaacacgCCAATACAATGCCAATAACACATCCaataataaatgatatttaatgccaccattaataattttttcttcttccttcctttgatACTCAATGTGATCAAGATTTGGGAGTTAATCATTTTACTCCTCTTTACTCATCTCCAAAGTGACATGAAACCTGTATCTAAGTGTGTTATCTCCATGGGAAGATACTAAATCTTTTATTTatcatcttatttttaataaatcataACATTACCTGTTATTAAATATTAATCTATTTCATTCTATGCAATAGCTGTCTGAAACTAAGTCAAAGAATGTACCATACTTTATTCACTATTTGTCTATTATTGAATATCTATATTTGTTTGAGGAATAATAATCAGAACAGAAGGATATGAAAGACTATAGGAATGGAAGTTTCTCAACAGCAAGATAAAATAGGTTAATGGAGTAATATGTAGAGAATGATGACTATAATTAAAACGAATTAAGCAATATACAATTAAAGCTCTTTATGTCTTTTCACAGCTTGATAGACCTTTATTtatatcactgaataatattctatccTATGGATGttccacagtttatccattcatcttggTTACTTTCaacttttggcaattatgaataaatttcCTATAAACCTTGGTTAGTTCATGTCTGtgtgtggacataaatttttgactcatttgggtaaatacataGGAGTGTGATTGTTGGGTCACATGAAAAGactagttttgtaagaaactgtaaACTGTCTTCCAATTTGGCTGCACTATTTCTCATCCCTACAAGCAATAAGTGAGAGTTACTGTTGCTCCACTTCATTGCCAGTGTTTGGTGGATGTCAGTATTTTGGAATTTGGCCTTCTAATATGTGTGTAGTGGTTGGTATCTTCTTGTTTTAATGTGCAGTTTCTTAATGATGagtatattttcatgtgcttattgcaatctatatatcttctttggtaaagtgtctgttcagatcttttgcccactttgcaattggattgcttgttttttgttgtagaattttaaaagttctttgtataatatgtatacaagtcctttatcagataatatgttttgcaaatatgttctctgtggcttgtttttttcattctcttaacttaatatgaatttttattttgttctgggTATTTTGTGGATACTCTCAATTTCAACTGCTGTGTTCTTTTGTTCAGAAAAATGTCTTGTATTGATCTCTAGTAAGTTCCTTCTACATGTTCTATTTTCACTCTCTCCTGAACTCCAGTAAGATTTTGGCGTTCCTGACTTCACCCTATTTTTTCCTCCATGCCCCCCATATTTAttcctttgtcctttttttctgcaCTCTTAAACCTACTTCCTGTCCCCCTTATTGGCTACTTCATCTctcatatttttgtttaatttactaaTATTTATAATAGTGGGATCTCCACTATATTCTTTGTTCCTCACCATGAAATATGGAACTGGAGAACTTtcatgtctagctaaaggtttgtaaatgcaatttattgtggcactattcacaatagcaaagacttggaaccaagccaaatgtccaacaatgatagactggattaagaaaatgtggcacatacacactgtggaatactatgcagccataaaaaatgatgagttcatgtcctttgtagggacatggatgaaattggaaatcatcattctcagtaaactatcgcaaggacaaaaaaccaaacaccgcatattctcactcataggtgggaattgaacaatgagaacacatggacacaggaaggggaacatcacactctggggactgttgtggggtggggggaggggggagggatagcattaggagatatacctaatgctaaatgaggagttaatgggtgcagcacaccagcatggcacatgtatacatgtgtaactaacctgcacattgtgcacatgtaccctaaaacttaaagtataatcataataaaataaaataataaaaaaaagaatatagtggGGATTTCTATGAACACAGTACAATTAGTTATCTGGCCAGTTACTTTGAAGGCTGATCAGAAAGAAGCCTAGCTAATCCATTAAGCGAATACTCAAATGCCAATATCTATTAGTCCTTTCTCTTGAGACAGTTTATCAGCATTCGATATGTATTCTTTTGCATAATCTCTCTGTTCATATATTACACCTTAGTCCTGGCATCCTTTGCACTGAATTTCCCAGTGTCTGGATCATCATTGATTTGGTTACTACAGACACTAATCATTTTGCCAGAATTAAAGAGAAATGAGTACCTGGCTATCTTTTAGGCAACCTTAAACAGGTATTCACCTTTTCTACCATTTTTAGCCCTACCCCTGACGAATGCTTTATAAGTAATTCCTGTGTTTTTCCAGAAAATGCTCTTTGCAGATAACGTTTTTTCTCATTGGTATCCTTTTCTGTAGACATATAGATTTCAGATTATcctgttctgttttttaaaaaaatcatatttaaatgtatatacttatcaatttgtttatacatatagtgctATTTTCTTCACAATGTCTCTGTGTGTACATCTATAGCTTTAGTGGATTAGAGAAAGTACCAGAAATGAACACATATTCAGTCTGCCAGGTTTATATGTAAATTGACACTTCCACtcatatttcttaaatttatattttattattcagtacagaaaaatacataaataaaagtacaGTTTGTTAAATTGACATGAAATTAGCAAAAGCTTTTAACAAACACTCAGACCAAGAAAGAGAACATTACCAGCATCTCAAAAGCTAAACACCGATTCTGATTCCTCAGTTCTGGCTGCAACCTGAAAGCCTGCATTTTCTATGTGCCATTACATGGTGCCAAGACTGCAGGGGCAGAAACCACACTTTTACTGGAAAAGCTTTAGGACATCGACTCCTACTGCAGGGGTGTTCTTGGCTAGGTTGgcattaatttttaagtttctgcAAGAGACTTCTGGGAAAATggactatttttatttccttcatctgGAGGCCTCTATTCACTACTCTAGCAATTATCTTCTGCAATTAACGGTAACAAATACCCTAGGGAATGGAGACACAGCCTCAAGTAGAACATCTCTTAAGTCTATTTAACAATAAGATTTTGATAAGCCTAGGAAAATAGGGAGGTATAGTGTAGAGCAGTCCTGGCCACTTACCggtactggtccgtggcctgcTAGGAACCTGGTCTCACAGCAGGGGGatgagcaagcattactgcctgagctcctccTCCTGTCACATCGGcagtggcggcattagattctcatagaggcgtgcaagggatctaggttgcggcttcttatgagaatctaatgcctaatgctctgaggtggaacagtttcatcctgaaaccatgccCTCCTGCACCTTGTCTTCCACAAAAGcagtccctggtaccaaaaacaTTGAAGACTGCTGGTGTACAGTGAACATCTGCCTGTGGATTTATTATTAGCAGAtcatttttactaaaaacacatttcTAATCCTGAACCATGTCCTCTCACTTCTAAGAATCACTGATTTCTCCCACTGGACCTTAGCTTTTCGGTGTAAGAGTTAAATGAATAGCAATTGAATGGACTAGACTTTCTGATTTTCTGAATCTTACTTTTGTCACCTTGTTCTCggcaatgtttttgttttctccttattATAATAACTGTGACTTCATTTAAGGCAGCAGTTACAATGATATGACAGTctacctattaaaaaaaagaggcaaaaagaAGAGAACTGTGTTTCCCTAACATCACTGTGGCTGTTTTCGTAACGTTTCTCAGTGACGCTGGATAGTAGCCTTGCAGGCCTTACAAAGGAATCTGGTGACTGCTTCTCACTGGCTCTGCAGGCTACCACATCAACAACAGTTTCAGCTGTTGTTGCCTAATTCATGGAAAACAAGTTTCCTTAGAAGCTGGCTTTTTGAGATATATGGAAAAATGTCTCCACCTGGCTACTATGTAGTTTTTCAAAACAGACAGTGTTTTAAACACCTGTGATGTCTCCATCTGCTCTTCCTTTCAGGACCTGGGCTGATGTCTCTGAAATTGCCTTTTCTTCCTCAGGAGaggtttagttattttttaaagtaattgctTCCAGATAGAGGCCTTTGCAAAACAAACAATCTAAACTACTAATGTTCTAAACCTGTTTCTTTCTATATAAAGCCCAGTAATCATATAAAGTTTACTttcattggcttttttttttttttttttttttttttttttttttttttactgattttccTCCCTTTGGCTGAATTGTAAAGATTCTGAAGTTCTTCATAAATCTTATCATCATAGTACAATTATATAGCTCTAAAATAAGCAATGATTTCTGAGGATACTCTTAGGTATTTTTTATTACCTGTTTTGTCACGGCCATTATTTCAAACTATTTTGGTTcacattctataggttgcctaaTCTGAAGCACAAACACTCATAGTATGAAGTTTTCAGATGAGCCTTCCTACTCTCCCTGTTAAACATAACTCTCAAACCAACAACTCAGTTGTGTCAGACATGTAATATtgttcaaataataaatataaattcattctgATGCTTCCCTATGAGTGGCTGGTGGGAAACATATTGTCAGTTGTTGAAGAATTCTCTGCTTCCCCAGTGTTGTGTCAGCTCTCCGGCGTATGGGAGGTGGATGCTTATTCACTTTCAAAGCATTAGAGGGAAGCTTCTTTGGCCATTGAGAAATCTATGAGACATTCACATGACCTCTACAGATTCAGCAGCTAActtctcttttcattataaaactGGGGCGTAGGAATCTTGTCAGATTGGCCACATTCCAGTCTGCCAGGAGGGACCATGCAGACATTTATTATCATTAGGGAACCTGGAGCAGTACTACCACCTGACATTCatatcaacttttctttttttttttctctttttttttttttttgagacagagtctcgctctgtcgcccaggctggagtgcagtggcgtgatctcgactcactgcaagctccacctcccaggttcacgccattcttctgtctcagcctcctgagtacctgggactacaggtgcccgccaccacgcctggatactttcttgtgtttttttagtagagacggggtttcaccgttgctggccaggatggtcttgatctcctgacctcatgatccgcccgcctcagcagCTACTATGATtatatagtaaaaaatatat
This genomic window from Pan troglodytes isolate AG18354 chromosome 9, NHGRI_mPanTro3-v2.0_pri, whole genome shotgun sequence contains:
- the LOC466372 gene encoding olfactory receptor 51I2-like — its product is MWISIPFCLIYTIIFPGNGIILHIIRIDSSLHQPMYYFLAMPAFVELGVSAPTMPTVLSIFLFGINDVSFGGCLLQMFSMHSFTLMESGYLLAMSVDRFVAIYSPLPYTTILTIACISGMGAAIALRSVMLMLPLLFLLRRLPFCGHNTLTHSYCLHSDLIKLPCGDTRPNSILALFVITFTFGLDLLFIVVSYVLILHTVLEIASGAGQWRALNTCVSHICAVLVYYVPMVSLSLMHRFGRHLPPLFQTVTANAYLFFPPVVNPIVYSIKIKEIRNSVVLTLSRKRGEF